CATGAAACTGCTCTACGTGATTCAAAATTCTTTACAAGAAATTGTCATTGACTGATAGTTTGAGTGTTTTTTACATAATTTCTTATCATAGCGTGGCCATGACCGTGGAGTGTTGCATTGATGTACAGCTGACCAACCACCATTCCGGTGTTGTCAATCAATTCCCCCATCTGGAATCCTAATATACATTGCTTGTATACAAAATCGCTGAAAAATGCCCCCATGTTCTTCAAACTCCAGTGCTGAATAAATGAAAACGCCATATAGATGCACAAGATTTTCAACGCCTTCCCAAACCCCTTAACCCTCTCCATTTTCCGattctcctttttttatatccATCCTTCATTATACATGATCATCGCAGTAGACGCGATGTATATATACGATGCACCGTCTTTGTCCTCTTCATGAGAAGAAATACTTGCTCTCTCTCAAGCGCTTCACGTCGAAATCGCCCTTCTCAGGAACCTTCGGGATAGTAAGCGGCAGCCAAACAGGAAgcggcgtcttcttctgcttcttgacCGGAGCCACACTCTTCTGCCCCGTAATCTGGGTTTCGAAGAAGGACGACTCCATGTCTTTCATGAGTCGCTCAGCCAGCTCCGCAGCTTGAGAGGAGTCTCCGGTTTGGGCCTCGATCTCCTCTGCACTGACGCTGGGAGCCTCATCTTCTGGAATGGCACCAAGTCCAATATCCTTGGCGTCCTCTTGGATGTCCATGTCGACTTCAGCAGCCATCATGTCCTCATACACAGATGCGGGGGTGACGAtttgcttggcagcttcgAGGTCCCAAGGGTTCCCGGAGAGTTTCAGCTGGTTGCGCTTATGCTCGAGGAGCAGTTCCTCCTTGGGAGACagtttgctcttcttgcgtagctccttgatcttttgaGCGACCGGGGTATCGGGGTCAATCTTTGCAAGGTAGATAGACCCCTGGTGACGGGCCTCGAACTCGGCGCCCAAGCGGCCAACGACATCCTCTTCGTGAATTCGGATGAAAGCATCTCGCAAGACTTCATTCATAACATCAAGATCTGCAGCATGTGTCCAGAATGAATCGTGGACAGCAGCAAAGTCGAGTCCTCGCGCATCGCATTCCAGCGCTGACAACAACATGTGACTGGCATCCAGAGAGTGGATGAAGTTAGGAGGGAATCCTTGAAGCTGCTTTCTCCTATTGACGGGATCCGTCTGGTCGCTCAAAGGGTAGATGACAGCTTGAAGACAAGTCTTGATTTCTCGTGCAGTAGTCTTGCGATAAGGTTGGACGACAGGCATTCGAAGTGGCGTTGTCCAAACAACAGATGAACGGAACTGCTGGATAAGATCGTCGAATTCGCCCTTCTTTCCAGCGGGTGCCCTTTTCCTGGTTTTGCCAGCGCGAGAAGCAccatcctcgccctcgccgtaCGAGTCGACAATTTGCTGTAGCTGAGCTGGAGTCAGCGCTCGGCACACACGCCCACCAATCTCTCCAAGCCAATACTGGATGTCGTGGGCACCCCTGAACATGGTGGCAAGAGCTTGAAAGACTTGCTTCGCAATATACGTGGACAGGAGAATGTTGGAAATGCCGCATTCTTTGCCCAGATTAGGATATAAGGCGTCGATTTGCTTGCAGATTTGCTTCTTGGCTCCAGCAAAGGTAACACCGTAGACGTTCGTCATCACAGTCTGCTTAACCACTTTGCGGGTTATCTTTCCGTGGAGCGCCAGTGCAAActtgttctccttctccatATCTTTAGcgatggcctccttgaccAGGTTGGCGACTGCAGAGTATACATCGGCAGGCCTCTCTCCAGGCTCCAAATTAACCTGCTTCGCTCCCCATGTGTCACCTCCGAGAGCTGCGTAGTGTTGGAGTCCGTTACAGGTACCATCCTGGTGAACTGGTAGATGTGATATAAACTTTGTGGGGTCAGGAAGCTCAAGGGCGGCCTTGAGTTCAAAACACGCGGAGAGACACTGCCACGGGTCTTCACCCTTGAGCCACCATCTACTGCCTGCCAAGGGATTGGTCGCGGAGTCAATAATGTTTTCCACGTTGTCATTCGCAAAGGCTTCACGTTCATCAAAGCTGGCCTTGTCAAGGCCGTACACGTTAGCCAAATGAATTTTCAGCCACCGCAGACCTCGCACTCCCAActctttgcctttggcgAATTTCAAAATGGCTCGCGCATGATCGGCACCCATGTGGTTGAGATAAGTTGGCATAGGATAAGCTCTTCCCCGGTAGTCGACATTGTGTGGGAAATATATCGTCTGATTACGGAAAGCTCGTGCAATCTCCAGTTGCAGATTCATAAAACATCTCTGGGAGTGTAAGCCTGATCGCTCGTTCTCGATCGCTTTAACTTGTCGAATCCATTTGCCCCGGACAAGGGGGTCGGCTGAAGCATCCGGCTCTGTTGGGGTTTCCAAGTTTGGGTGGAGAGGGGGTATGTCGGCAATCTCTTCGCCACTGTTCCACGCCTCCATCATAACATTCAAGGTATCCTTATTAATGATCCATGCTGTTTTACCCAAGATATCCAGGCCTTTGAACACCTGCGTCATATCCCCACGCTTGATCGCCGCGTTGCTATACAACTTTTGCTCGACGTCTCCGGGCTTCACTCGGACAAGGCTAGTTTTGCTGTCCAAAAATCCGCCTTCGCTGAAGGACGACCAAGGCTTGGGTTCAACAACCATGGGGAGATGCTTGGCAATGAAATCGCCCATTGGCTCgcgcttcagctgctcaacCAAGTGGGTGTTGAAAGTGAGAGCTCCAacctttttgccctttcgCAGTAGCGTTTGGTGATTGAATGCAGGCTGGTATTGGCTAATCAGCTCTTTAGATGTTGAACCCTCTGCCACAACGTTAATTTTGGCAGATTCGATCAACATTTGGAGCAGGATGGAGCCAACTTGGGCTTTGATTTGTATAGACCAAGGTTCCCGGCTATTTTCTTCCATGGCTTTCTGCTGCTCAGTCGCATCGAGTAGAGTTGGGTTGGCATCTTTGCTGACagtctttttgcttttctttgatTTGTCCGCCTCGCCCACAAAGCGAAGTTTCCGCTGTCGTCGAGCCTTTCTCTCGGCCAGTTCTTTCTGGTACATCTCGGTATCGTCCTGGACAGCTTTTGCGATATGCGTGATCAACCTACTTATAGGGATGCCCTTTTCAACACCAAGGACGGTTCCAAGGTTGACAACTGACAGTATCGTTACAGCTGCGAGACGTGCTGGTTCACCCTGTTGGATAAACGGACCGTAGACACATCTTGTTAGATCTTTGTCAGATTTTGACTTTTTCGCTTCCGACAATTCAATCAATCGCAGTTCTTGGTGGATGCGGCTTTCCATAGCACTCATCCACGACGCCATGTTTTGTGACATGGAGCCTTCTCTAGAAGAGGGCGATAAAGCCGTGGTGACGCCTCGTTTCTGTAGATTCTTATTGTCGAGACGCCATTTCTCAATTGCTGAACCAATTGAGTCCCTTTCCAGCTGAAGTTGAATGTCCACTCTGTCGGAATACGGTAGCTTGGAAATGTCCACATCCTGTAGCCCCAACAAGAGTCCAAGGCCTTTCTTTAGGGTATTGAGGCCTTCTCCTCGCTGCGGGGTTGGAATGAGCTCCGGAACACTTTCAAAGGTTTTTGCCTCGCCAAGCTTAGTGTCAAGGGTAGGAGAAGCCTGTGCGTCTTCATACTTTTCTGGCGTCAAAGTTGAGTCTTCCAAGTCACCTTCATCGGCCGCAAAGTTGTATGTTGGGCAGATTTCGGTAATGACGGCAAGATCTTGATCACTTAGAATTTCATCCATGCTAAGAACCCGTAACCCAGCTTCGTCGGGTGCCATTCCCATGTATCGCTTTACCAGACGGTCCAATCTAGCGCCCCGCTCAGAAAGTAGAGATGCCTTGAGCATACAGGCAATCGTTTCGGCCGTGTGCGGCAAATTCTTGCTTCTTATTTGTAGCTCGTACCACTGGTGGAGCTGCTCGGCTTGCTTTCGATCGGGCTTGGTGCGCATTTGTTGGAGAGATGCTCGGAGATACCTGTTGTTGAGAATGATTCGCTCTTCGTCGGATGTAGTTCCAGCGGTGCCAAGACGCTTCAACACCAGTGCTGCTCTTTCCAATTTTCCTACTTTGATGCATGCGTCGAATACCATGAGCATATCTTCAGGTTCACCAGGAATGCCGTAGGTGTTCATTTTTGTCTGAGGCCTTGCAGGTCCCGGCTCAGGTATAGTCAAAGGCGATGCCGGGTTGAAGGCGTGAATCTCGAATGGTGATGTCGGTGCCTGGAAAGGTGGTATTGATGAGTTTGAGAGGTGGTTATACGGCATTCCCTCCACCTTGAAGTCGTCCACAGCTGTAGCAAGCGTTCGCTCGTGCGAGCCGAAGCCAAGGTCTAGCCCACGACGCCATGGCCGCAGGTTCTTTGCCAGGTCATTCCGTGGGCTTAATGTAGATATGCAAgctgagagagaggggagTCGAGAAGAGGTTCTAATTGACTTGAAAGCAGCCGCATGGTGAATAGAGGCACTGCGGCCCGCGTGCCTCGGCAGCATTTTGAGATGCAGAGATATCAATCGACCCGCCAACGAAGACGGTCGAGATATACAcacacaaaagaagaaattgagACAGAAACAGTAAATACAAAAtgtgaaaagaaaaaagacaaatgTGGTGCTGGTCAGGAACAAAAAGTTCCGCCAGTATCGAGATTACTGGTGGTGCAAGATAGAACTTTCATCAATGCGGGACCGCACACAGAAGCTCGTCCAAAAGTTTTTCTCTCGTACCATCGACGCCACACATGATTGGTTGGATTGGGCAAAGTGTCACGTGGAGGCAGCAATTGATAGCGGCAGCCCCACCAACGCCACTGCGGGAGCTTTTCTGTAGAGCCAAAGGCGCTGCCAGATGTGGAAATTTCACTTGTGCTgtgcagcatcatcatcatcatccaccacAGCGCTGggcaaaggcagcagagaTGATTTCGCGCCCGGTGGCTGCGACTCTGGGGTGCTGCGGATGCCGAGGGGTGATTCTGAGGGCCGTTGCATCCAGGCCACTGGCGGGCATTGGACAATCGGCATCGCGGGGAATCAGACCGGCGGCGAGCTCAGGACTACGAAGTTTTTCGACAAGCCAGCAGTTTGGCACCGCAGCGCGAAAAGACGCTGAAACGAAGCCAACGATCGAACAACGAAAAagcgaggatgagattgacgatGAGATTGTCGACAACGACGAGTCCGCGGATACACCATGGTTTCTAGATGTTCAACCGCCACGACATGCGCCGCTGCAGCACATTGCGTCGCTACCCAAAGTACCCGAAGATGCGCCTCATTTCCTCGAGCCGATGATGAAATACATATACGAAGACATGGGTTTGGACGAGTTATCAATGCTGGATCTCCGCGACCTTGATCCACCAGCGGCACTCGGTCCCAATCTCATCATGATTTTCGGAACGGCGCGAAGTGAGAGGCACTTGCATATTTCGGCAGGTCGCTTCGTACGATGGCTGCGGCGAAACTACCAAGTTGGTGCTCGGGCAGATGGGCTAATTGGGCCGGGAGAACTCAAGACGAAGCTGCGCAGATTAAGGAAGAAAGCGAAGATGCTGGGGAGCAACACTATGATTTTGCCTGGTTCGGATAATGGAATTTCGACAGGCTGGGTCTGCGTCAATTTCATGGCGCATGAGAATGGAGTACAAGAAGCTTCCAGTTACGACGAGAGTGGCCGATTTTCAGGGTTTGGTACACCAACGACGGGAACAACAGTGGTTGTGCAATGCATGACGGAATCGAGGCGAAACGAACTTGATTTGGAAACCCTCTGGAGAGGCATCCTCAAGCGAAACCTTGAAGAGATGCAAAAGGTGAAGGGAAAGACGCCGCTAAATCCCTCGGAGCTGGAATCCTTGGTCACTTCAAAAATCCAGATGCCTGACAGCCCTTCTGCTCATCAGTGGCAAGCTCTTAAGCTAGCTTCTCAACAGCAGCGCCACTTTTCGACCATGGCCCGACGTCTTCAAGCTCGTACTCAGAGCAGTGAGTCTAGAGCGACTTCAATGAATGATGACGCTCTAGTAACAGAAGATCAGCCGGGTAGCCCTTCGTTTGATCTGAGTGCACTGCGGCGACATATCCATGACTTTCAAGTGGCCGGAAGCCCCGTGAGTCGCGAAACTTTGCAAAGCCTCATTTCTGCAGTATTTCGGGCTGAGCTAACAGAGGAAAACACTGCGTCAGAACGACTTGCTCTGGTGGACCAGCTCAATCTCGTGGCGGAGGAGCGTGGGCTCTCGGTCATGTCCAAAGACTGGCTAATCGCCCTCATTGAGTCCATCGCCATGTCTCCGGCATATGGGCCGGAGCTGCAGCGGGCACAGAAGAATGTAGAGTTTCTCCTATCCACCAGGCAAAAGTCTGCGTTGAAAAATAGCGAGATCCTGCGACTCATGGCGGCGTACGCGCACCGGTCAGAGTGGGAAAAGTTTTGGGACGCATTTCGCTCACCTGCTCGATTTCAATTGCCGCGGTCGCCAGAACTGTACGAGTTTGCTTACCGCGTGCTGGCGGCTACTGGAGATCGGAAGCTGTGCACTGATGCTCTACGTTGGGTGTATCCCGAaatgctcaaggaggagccCAAAGT
The sequence above is drawn from the Trichoderma breve strain T069 chromosome 5, whole genome shotgun sequence genome and encodes:
- a CDS encoding ribosomal silencing factor during starvation domain-containing protein, coding for MISRPVAATLGCCGCRGVILRAVASRPLAGIGQSASRGIRPAASSGLRSFSTSQQFGTAARKDAETKPTIEQRKSEDEIDDEIVDNDESADTPWFLDVQPPRHAPLQHIASLPKVPEDAPHFLEPMMKYIYEDMGLDELSMLDLRDLDPPAALGPNLIMIFGTARSERHLHISAGRFVRWLRRNYQVGARADGLIGPGELKTKLRRLRKKAKMLGSNTMILPGSDNGISTGWVCVNFMAHENGVQEASSYDESGRFSGFGTPTTGTTVVVQCMTESRRNELDLETLWRGILKRNLEEMQKMPDSPSAHQWQALKLASQQQRHFSTMARRLQARTQSSESRATSMNDDALVTEDQPGSPSFDLSALRRHIHDFQVAGSPVSRETLQSLISAVFRAELTEENTASERLALVDQLNLVAEERGLSVMSKDWLIALIESIAMSPAYGPELQRAQKNVEFLLSTRQKSALKNSEILRLMAAYAHRSEWEKFWDAFRSPARFQLPRSPELYEFAYRVLAATGDRKLCTDALRWVYPEMLKEEPKVWPIGPLYVSLKACILVADPAAESLLHHPPPQDSLDLFGQRQLVHREFLRVLREVENLRHHHAGEQAREQRAQTLRKLSGQMPSNQN
- a CDS encoding DNA-dependent RNA polymerase domain-containing protein produces the protein MLPRHAGRSASIHHAAAFKSIRTSSRLPSLSACISTLSPRNDLAKNLRPWRRGLDLGFGSHERTLATAVDDFKVEGMPYNHLSNSSIPPFQAPTSPFEIHAFNPASPLTIPEPGPARPQTKMNTYGIPGEPEDMLMVFDACIKVGKLERAALVLKRLGTAGTTSDEERIILNNRYLRASLQQMRTKPDRKQAEQLHQWYELQIRSKNLPHTAETIACMLKASLLSERGARLDRLVKRYMGMAPDEAGLRVLSMDEILSDQDLAVITEICPTYNFAADEGDLEDSTLTPENVPELIPTPQRGEGLNTLKKGLGLLLGLQDVDISKLPYSDRVDIQLQLERDSIGSAIEKWRLDNKNLQKRGVTTALSPSSREGSMSQNMASWMSAMESRIHQELRLIELSEAKKSKSDKDLTRCVYGPFIQQGEPARLAAVTILSVVNLGTVLGVEKGIPISRLITHIAKAVQDDTEMYQKELAERKARRQRKLRFVGEADKSKKSKKTVSKDANPTLLDATEQQKAMEENSREPWSIQIKAQVGSILLQMLIESAKINVVAEGSTSKELISQYQPAFNHQTLLRKGKKVGALTFNTHLVEQLKREPMGDFIAKHLPMVVEPKPWSSFSEGGFLDSKTSLVRVKPGDVEQKLYSNAAIKRGDMTQVFKGLDILGKTAWIINKDTLNVMMEAWNSGEEIADIPPLHPNLETPTEPDASADPLVRGKWIRQVKAIENERSGLHSQRCFMNLQLEIARAFRNQTIYFPHNVDYRGRAYPMPTYLNHMGADHARAILKFAKGKELGVRGLRWLKIHLANVYGLDKASFDEREAFANDNVENIIDSATNPLAGSRWWLKGEDPWQCLSACFELKAALELPDPTKFISHLPVHQDGTCNGLQHYAALGGDTWGAKQVNLEPGERPADVYSAVANLVKEAIAKDMEKENKFALALHGKITRKVVKQTVMTNVYGVTFAGAKKQICKQIDALYPNLGKECGISNILLSTYIAKQVFQALATMFRGAHDIQYWLGEIGGRVCRALTPAQLQQIVDSYGEGEDGASRAGKTRKRAPAGKKGEFDDLIQQFRSSVVWTTPLRMPVVQPYRKTTAREIKTCLQAVIYPLSDQTDPVNRRKQLQGFPPNFIHSLDASHMLLSALECDARGLDFAAVHDSFWTHAADLDVMNEVLRDAFIRIHEEDVVGRLGAEFEARHQGSIYLAKIDPDTPVAQKIKELRKKSKLSPKEELLLEHKRNQLKLSGNPWDLEAAKQIVTPASVYEDMMAAEVDMDIQEDAKDIGLGAIPEDEAPSVSAEEIEAQTGDSSQAAELAERLMKDMESSFFETQITGQKSVAPVKKQKKTPLPVWLPLTIPKVPEKGDFDVKRLRESKYFFS